In a single window of the Canis lupus familiaris isolate Mischka breed German Shepherd chromosome 2, alternate assembly UU_Cfam_GSD_1.0, whole genome shotgun sequence genome:
- the DCLRE1C gene encoding protein artemis isoform X6, with amino-acid sequence MFLFQGNNGTVLYTGDFRMAKGEAARMELLHSGGRVKDIQSVYLDTTFCDPKFYQIPSREECLRGISELVRSWITRSPYHVVWLNCKAAYGYEYLFTNLSEEFGVQIHVDKLDMFRNMPDILHHLTTDRNTQIHACRHPKAEEYFHWNKLPCGAISKNRIPLHTISIKPSTMWFGERTRKTNVIVRTGESSYRACFSFHSSYSEIKDFLNYICPVNVYPNVIPIGTTLDKVVEILKPLCRSSQSTEPKYKPLGKLKRTRKTHLDSEEEDDLFDDPVPLPLRHKAPYQLTLHPEVFVMTATSQNQPEQWRQSTGYLKAESMQTVPWANFVDCEESNSESEEELQTPASSQEDLGAVTQQQQKADVEVPQWEIFFKRNDEITDDSLENLPSSTEAGGSQSPKLLSDSDGESTHISSQNSSQSTHISEQGSQGWDSQSDTVLLSSQERNSGDITSLNKSSYRPKIKENIPASQMEQNVLCPRNTSSDLKHRDQNVKVVPSVGERTALSSGKHIPQEKRMLNLSTNADSPSSSDFEIPSTPEAELPKGEHLQYLYEKLATGENIVLEKRKSSFLDT; translated from the exons AT GTTTTTATTTCAGGGCAATAACGGAACAGTCTTGTACACAGGAGACTTCAgaatggcaaagggagaagctgctAGAATGGAGCTTCTGCACTCCGGGGGCAG agtgaaaGACATCCAAAGTGTGTACTTAGATACTACTTTCTGTGATCCGAAATTTTATCAAATTCCTAGTCGA GAGGAGTGTCTGAGGGGAATATCGGAGCTGGTTCGAAGCTGGATCACTCGCAGTCCCTACCATGTCGTGTGGCTGAACTGCAAAGCAGCTTACGGGTATGAGTATCTATTCACCAACCTTAGTGAAGAGTTTGGAGTCCAG ATTCACGTGGACAAACTAGACATGTTTAGAAACATGCCGGACATTCTCCATCATCTCACAACAGACCGTAACACTCAGATCCATGCCTGTCGTCATCCAAAG GCAGAGGAATATTTTCACTGGAATAAGTTACCTTGTGGAGCTATTTCCAAAAACAGAATCCCGCTCCACACAATCAGCATTAAGCCATCCACTATGTGGTTtggagaaagaaccagaaaaacaaatgtaattgTGAG GACTGGAGAGAGTTCATACagagcttgtttttcttttcattcttcctaCAGTGAG atTAAAGATTTCTTGAACTACATCTGTCCTGTGAATGTGTATCCAAATGTCATTCCAATAGGCACAACTTTGGATAAGGTTGTAGAAAT CTTAAAGCCTTTATGCCGATCTTCCCAAAGTACTGAGCCAAAGTATAAACCACTTGGAAAATTGAAGAGAACTAGAAAAACTCACCTAGACTCAG AGGAGGAAGATGACCTCTTTGATGATCCTGTGCCATTACCGTTAAGGCACAAGGCTCCATACCAGCTAACTCTCCACCCTGAGGTATTTGTAATGACTGCAACATCACAAAACCAGCCTGAACAATGGAGACAAAGCACAGGGTACCTCAAAGCAGAGAGCATGCAAACCGTTCCTTGGGCAAACTTTGTAGATTGTGAAGAATCTAACAGTGAAAGTGAAGAAGAATTACAAACCCCAGCTTCATCTCAAGAAGACTTGGGTGCTGTcacacagcagcagcaaaagGCTGATGTAGAAGTACCACAGtgggaaatattctttaaaagaaatgatgaaatcaCAGATGACAGTTTGGAAAACCTCCCTTCTTCTACAGAGGCAGGAGGTTCTCAATCACCTAAGCTCTTAAGTGACTCTGATGGGGAATCAACTCATATTTCTTCCCAGAATTCTTCTCAGTCAACACACATATCTGAACAGGGGAGTCAAGGCTGGGACAGCCAATCTGATACTGTTTTGTTATCATCCCAAGAGAGAAACAGTGGGGATATTACCTCCTTAAACAAAAGTAGCTACAGACCAAAAATCAAGGAGAATATCCCTGCTTCTCAGATGGAACAAAATGTACTTTGTCCAAGGAATACTTCCTCTGACTTGAAACACAGAGATCAAAATGTAAAGGTAGTTCCCAGTGTTGGAGAACGGACTGCCCTAAGCAGTGGGAAACACATACCTCAGGAGAAAAGGATGCTAAATCTTAGCACCAATGCAGATTCCCCAAGCTCCTCAGATTTCGAAATTCCCTCAACACCAGAGGCTGAGCTACCTAAAGGAGAGCATTTGCAGTATTTGTATGAGAAGCTGGCAACAGGTGAGAATATAGtccttgaaaagagaaaaagctcaTTCTTggatacttaa